One part of the Methanocalculus alkaliphilus genome encodes these proteins:
- a CDS encoding ArsR/SmtB family transcription factor, producing MTDEIVFLEPGDEQAQKVARAMASPTAGDLLRGLADAPKSTTALSEELHIPLTTAKYHLGNLLDAGVIEVVDTRWSAKGREVKLYALKNQVLIVAPQRKSAIGLVKKYAATLGVFVAGTALLSLYLPSLSKRELADDYLVLTVPETMPAATRMAGDAAALPPLMHEFVTAFFLGGCLVLVAMMLYEAINWRRERN from the coding sequence ATGACTGACGAGATTGTCTTCCTTGAGCCCGGAGATGAACAGGCACAGAAGGTCGCCCGTGCAATGGCAAGCCCGACCGCGGGTGATCTCCTCAGGGGGCTTGCGGACGCTCCAAAGAGCACAACAGCCCTCTCAGAAGAGCTGCATATTCCACTTACAACCGCAAAGTATCATCTCGGAAATCTCCTTGATGCCGGGGTGATCGAGGTTGTGGATACCCGCTGGAGTGCAAAAGGGCGTGAGGTGAAGCTCTATGCACTGAAGAATCAGGTTCTGATTGTGGCTCCGCAGAGGAAGAGTGCAATCGGTCTTGTGAAGAAGTATGCTGCCACGCTTGGGGTCTTCGTCGCCGGAACCGCACTCCTCTCGCTCTACCTGCCATCCCTCTCAAAGAGAGAGTTGGCAGATGATTATCTGGTGCTGACTGTACCAGAAACGATGCCCGCTGCGACAAGAATGGCCGGTGATGCGGCGGCACTCCCCCCCCTGATGCATGAGTTCGTCACCGCCTTCTTCCTCGGGGGCTGCCTCGTCCTGGTCGCCATGATGCTCTATGAAGCGATCAATTGGCGCAGGGAAAGAAATTAA
- a CDS encoding MnhB domain-containing protein: MSRIVRTTADLAFPFILVYGFYIIIHGHLTPGGGFQGGAILASAMLLLLLAYRYQESTRYVRKTMMKTLESGGLLLFGITALSAMALGAGYFYNWLSPRGLLFGDIVEVGSSFANLNTAGLIPIMNLAVGIEVVGAASVILLALLSGIKEKI, from the coding sequence ATGAGCAGAATTGTCCGTACAACGGCTGATCTCGCATTTCCATTCATTCTGGTGTATGGATTTTATATTATCATCCATGGACATCTGACACCGGGCGGAGGTTTCCAGGGAGGTGCAATCCTTGCGTCCGCGATGCTCCTCCTCCTTCTTGCATACCGATACCAGGAGAGCACGAGATATGTCAGGAAGACGATGATGAAGACGCTTGAATCGGGTGGTCTTCTCCTCTTTGGCATCACCGCTCTCTCAGCTATGGCTCTTGGAGCAGGATACTTCTACAACTGGCTCTCGCCACGTGGATTACTCTTTGGAGATATTGTTGAGGTGGGATCGTCTTTTGCAAATCTGAACACGGCAGGTCTGATCCCGATCATGAATCTTGCCGTTGGGATCGAGGTGGTGGGTGCGGCCAGCGTCATCCTCCTCGCACTCCTCTCAGGAATTAAGGAGAAGATCTGA
- a CDS encoding SWIM zinc finger family protein, protein MINPWVLLQSEKRLTDEGRRGIIHAYQERGEKAILAVEHGNVKKYIDFWVVVGRRDEYIVEDGFCTCEDFLYRGGECWHSIAVRIARCCSLFEEFDLYYKEKGTGEQETIYGDGQKV, encoded by the coding sequence ATGATCAACCCCTGGGTTCTTCTGCAATCAGAGAAACGTCTCACAGATGAGGGGAGGCGTGGGATTATTCATGCCTACCAGGAACGGGGAGAGAAGGCGATCCTCGCTGTAGAGCATGGGAATGTGAAGAAATATATCGATTTCTGGGTAGTCGTCGGAAGGAGGGATGAATACATCGTCGAAGACGGTTTTTGTACCTGCGAGGATTTCCTGTATAGAGGCGGTGAATGCTGGCATAGTATTGCAGTCAGGATCGCCCGGTGCTGCTCTCTCTTTGAGGAGTTTGATCTCTATTACAAAGAGAAGGGCACAGGAGAACAAGAAACAATTTATGGTGACGGACAGAAAGTATAG
- a CDS encoding phosphoadenosine phosphosulfate reductase domain-containing protein, with amino-acid sequence MKSPYLGAIPLRWCDACHVPVLGKRCACGEKTRAVGITPPGDARPAFPSDIRRINQIFEDAFGARLIPDGHLVILNKVPDDDRMEEIILGGAVVGAIRYLPLENRWEALPRPHAATLLTPAKRYLVVTDEAASFIREGSSVLAPGLISIDQHVMAGDEVFVMTPDGTCVGVGRAKMSAEEATAISRGQIVRLRKNSPHIFIPGPATWEDAVRANREILSRMEEDSITFIRDVAEAETLPVTVSYSGGKDSLVTLILANKALGSVPLIFADTGLEFPETYENIEEIQKRYTCTVLKGDGEGGFWKGFAEHGPPAVDLRWCCKACKLTPVKDLIDQHFGECLSLIGQRKYESAKRMQSRRVWRNPNVPNQLSAAPIQNWNAMHVWLYLFQEDAPYNTLYEEGLDRIGCYMCPSSDIAHLILIEERYPDLWSGWRTAVLEWGRQADIKEEWFLSGAWRKNRGKMHDEDSHY; translated from the coding sequence ATGAAATCACCCTATCTCGGAGCAATTCCCCTCCGCTGGTGTGATGCCTGCCATGTACCGGTCCTTGGAAAGCGGTGCGCCTGTGGCGAGAAGACGCGCGCTGTCGGCATTACTCCTCCCGGAGATGCACGCCCGGCGTTTCCATCCGACATCCGGCGCATCAACCAGATATTTGAGGATGCCTTCGGAGCCAGGCTGATTCCGGACGGCCACCTGGTTATCCTCAACAAAGTCCCCGACGATGATCGGATGGAGGAGATCATCCTTGGGGGGGCAGTTGTTGGTGCCATACGGTATCTCCCCCTTGAGAACCGGTGGGAAGCCCTTCCCAGACCGCATGCCGCCACGCTTCTCACCCCGGCGAAACGGTATCTCGTTGTTACTGATGAAGCCGCTTCCTTCATCCGGGAAGGTTCCAGTGTCCTCGCACCCGGACTCATCAGTATTGATCAGCACGTCATGGCAGGCGACGAGGTCTTCGTTATGACTCCTGATGGAACCTGCGTCGGTGTCGGCCGGGCAAAGATGAGCGCAGAGGAGGCGACAGCCATCTCTCGCGGCCAGATCGTCCGGCTCAGGAAGAACAGTCCGCATATCTTCATCCCGGGACCTGCGACCTGGGAGGATGCCGTACGGGCGAACCGGGAAATCCTTTCCCGGATGGAGGAAGATTCGATCACCTTCATCCGGGATGTCGCAGAGGCAGAGACTCTTCCGGTCACCGTCTCCTACTCGGGTGGGAAAGACAGCCTTGTAACCCTCATCCTCGCCAATAAGGCGCTCGGGTCGGTCCCCCTCATCTTTGCCGATACCGGACTTGAGTTCCCCGAGACCTATGAGAATATTGAAGAAATACAGAAGAGATACACCTGCACCGTGCTGAAGGGTGATGGAGAGGGCGGGTTCTGGAAAGGCTTTGCAGAACATGGCCCTCCGGCTGTGGATCTCCGCTGGTGCTGTAAGGCATGTAAGCTGACGCCGGTGAAGGATCTGATCGATCAGCACTTTGGTGAATGCCTCTCCCTCATCGGCCAGCGGAAGTACGAATCTGCAAAGCGGATGCAGAGCAGACGGGTCTGGAGGAATCCAAATGTTCCAAACCAGCTCTCCGCAGCCCCGATTCAGAACTGGAATGCAATGCATGTCTGGCTCTACCTCTTCCAGGAAGATGCACCATATAACACCCTCTATGAAGAGGGTCTTGATCGGATCGGCTGCTATATGTGCCCGTCCAGCGATATAGCCCACCTGATACTGATCGAGGAGCGGTACCCCGATCTCTGGTCAGGCTGGCGCACCGCTGTGCTGGAGTGGGGCCGGCAGGCTGATATAAAAGAGGAATGGTTCCTCTCCGGTGCATGGAGAAAGAACCGGGGGAAGATGCATGACGAAGATAGCCATTATTGA
- the mnhG gene encoding monovalent cation/H(+) antiporter subunit G, which produces MITTAALICIVIGVLFNALGAIGILRFPDVYTRLHAETKMTTFGTIFISLGVILYAAGMLSGTGDAQYLTLAIHTAIAVIALAFTNATGSHAIARAAHRSGVRPDPAVVDRLAEVKRRD; this is translated from the coding sequence ATGATTACAACCGCAGCATTGATCTGTATCGTGATCGGTGTTCTATTCAATGCACTTGGAGCGATCGGTATCCTCCGGTTCCCGGATGTGTACACCCGTCTCCATGCAGAAACCAAGATGACGACATTTGGGACGATTTTTATCTCACTCGGTGTGATACTCTATGCCGCCGGGATGCTGAGCGGAACAGGTGATGCACAGTACCTGACGCTTGCCATCCATACCGCCATCGCTGTCATCGCCCTGGCCTTTACAAATGCTACCGGCTCCCATGCAATCGCACGGGCTGCCCACAGAAGCGGTGTCAGACCTGATCCGGCAGTCGTCGATCGGCTCGCGGAGGTGAAGCGGCGTGATTGA
- a CDS encoding hydrogenase subunit MbhD domain-containing protein, with the protein MILHLIILSGIIISAGLVFAFRDLLSAAIAFAIFSFLLAIEFYILQAPDVALAEAAIGAGLTTAAFMIAIRGTVRREGDGI; encoded by the coding sequence ATGATCCTGCATCTGATCATCCTCTCCGGGATCATCATCTCGGCGGGGCTGGTATTTGCATTCCGTGACCTTTTATCAGCGGCAATTGCCTTTGCAATATTCAGCTTCCTGCTGGCAATCGAATTCTATATCCTCCAGGCTCCTGATGTTGCCCTTGCCGAAGCTGCTATCGGAGCGGGTCTGACAACAGCTGCCTTTATGATTGCTATCCGTGGGACAGTCAGAAGAGAAGGTGATGGCATATGA
- a CDS encoding monovalent cation/H+ antiporter complex subunit F yields the protein MIDIFYAAILAMLLLILVAGIRLAIGPTIPDRVVALDTINTLMVGSMILLAVYLGQTIFVDVAIVYALLSFLGTLAISKYIGGEL from the coding sequence ATGATCGATATCTTTTATGCAGCTATCCTCGCAATGCTGCTCCTGATCCTTGTTGCAGGTATCAGGCTTGCCATCGGACCGACGATTCCGGACCGGGTTGTTGCCCTTGATACCATCAATACCCTGATGGTCGGGTCGATGATCCTGCTGGCTGTGTACCTGGGCCAGACGATCTTTGTTGATGTCGCGATCGTCTATGCCCTCCTCTCATTCCTTGGAACACTTGCCATTTCAAAGTATATCGGAGGAGAATTATGA
- the mbhE gene encoding hydrogen gas-evolving membrane-bound hydrogenase subunit E, with translation MRRTLSILLTLLTVMMLGVIVTGLSFGDPGPTPMDDYFIENSQRESGANNIVTAVLFDYRGLDTLGEAAVLFTAALGTTLIFRRRRDD, from the coding sequence ATGAGACGAACACTCTCGATTCTGCTGACGCTGCTTACGGTCATGATGCTTGGTGTCATCGTCACGGGTCTCTCGTTTGGAGATCCCGGTCCGACACCGATGGACGACTACTTTATCGAGAACAGTCAGAGGGAGAGCGGTGCAAATAATATCGTCACCGCCGTCCTCTTCGACTACCGTGGTCTCGATACACTCGGTGAGGCGGCAGTCCTCTTCACCGCGGCACTCGGAACGACGCTCATCTTTCGCCGACGGAGGGATGACTGA
- a CDS encoding Na+/H+ antiporter subunit E: MIRLLATMVAAFVAYLLLTAGSGDILLWSGAELVAGAIIAIIVGIASYRIFCRSESLRMANPIRILLLLVYAAVPLLIEMARANIDVAIRVITGRVHPGIIRVRTGMTTDLGLLLLANSITLTPGTLSVDLDEESRDLYVHLINVPETLRTEKIVDSGELFTFFNIPGWIRRIAE, encoded by the coding sequence GTGATCCGCCTTCTGGCAACCATGGTCGCCGCATTTGTGGCGTACCTGCTGTTGACAGCAGGTTCAGGTGATATACTGCTCTGGTCCGGGGCCGAACTGGTGGCCGGGGCGATCATTGCCATCATCGTCGGGATAGCATCATATCGTATCTTCTGCAGATCAGAAAGCCTGCGGATGGCAAACCCGATCCGGATTCTTCTCCTCCTCGTCTATGCGGCCGTTCCGTTACTCATCGAGATGGCGCGGGCAAACATCGATGTTGCGATCCGGGTTATCACAGGGCGCGTACATCCGGGGATCATCAGGGTGCGAACGGGGATGACAACCGATCTCGGGCTTCTTCTTCTGGCAAACTCGATCACGCTCACGCCAGGAACCCTCTCTGTGGATCTCGATGAGGAGAGCCGGGATCTCTATGTCCATCTCATTAATGTTCCGGAAACGCTCCGTACTGAGAAGATTGTCGACTCCGGGGAGCTCTTCACCTTCTTTAATATTCCTGGATGGATCCGGAGGATTGCTGAATGA
- the alaS gene encoding alanine--tRNA ligase has protein sequence MLEEEYELDYFRSKGFSRKVCRSCGSAFWTLNPDRELCGDAPCEPYKFIGEPVFSPHSTDEMREAFLSFFERNDHTRIERYPVAARWRDDIYLTIASIADFQPFVTGGVVPPPANPLTISQPCIRLNDLDAVGRSGRHLTCFEMMAHHAFNTDEEEIYWKDETLELCSDFITSIGGNLDAVTFKEHPWYGGGNAGPSVEVLIGGLEVATLVFMNLGRTKTAGTPTMIDGKDYYPMKLRIVDTGYGLERFVWASKGSPTIYDAVFPDMVSRLMTSAGLEDRLNNEEFTDILSLNAKFAGLIEIRGEKLSDLRKKVAASVGVSVPKLEEMIVPIEGIYALCDHTRCLGYMLGDCIVPSNVREGYLARLVLRRSLRMMSELNLDENLADLVLFQMNEIGLGQFEQKEEIIREIIERETAKYDTTIARGKRVVQRVAQSHKKKNEPVPLAEMITLYESHGIPTGLMRDILTEEGAEFDLPDDLDSIIADKHSELEELVEESEVARFTDRIASLPPTKKLYYERTCEFEFEGIVLDHFDGHVVLDQSLFYPEGGGQPSDTGTLVTANNVVRVDEVITKNDRILHRIKGGVLKRGERVKGIIDEERRWSLMRHHTGTHLLLKACKEVLGPHVHQAGSQNGIESSRLDIRHYNHITPDELKRIEIAANHLIMENTPVFIKVEERNRAEQKYGFSLYQGGVPPGKDLRIVQMGTEVQACGGTHCRSSGEVGIIKILRIEHIQDGIERIEFSAGLAAIYAMQHLQDIVNESAGTLSVQVEHLPQAVDRFFTEWKERGKVIDEMESRLAEMKLQSLTGDLVNGIEVIIQQVDLPRKELVQVATGIADRKGIALFISTTGGLGVVMGSGDERVHAGEIVRDICSMLGGKGGGKPGLAQGAGQDEAGIAEALHKADELIRATLHD, from the coding sequence ATGCTTGAGGAAGAATACGAGCTGGATTACTTTCGATCGAAGGGGTTTTCCAGAAAGGTCTGCAGATCCTGTGGTTCCGCCTTCTGGACACTGAACCCTGATCGGGAATTATGTGGTGACGCACCCTGCGAGCCATACAAGTTTATCGGAGAGCCCGTCTTCTCCCCACATTCGACCGATGAGATGCGCGAGGCTTTCCTCTCCTTCTTTGAGAGAAATGACCACACCCGGATCGAACGCTATCCTGTCGCTGCACGGTGGAGGGATGACATCTATCTGACCATCGCATCCATCGCTGACTTCCAGCCGTTCGTCACAGGCGGAGTTGTCCCACCTCCGGCAAACCCCCTCACCATCTCCCAGCCCTGTATACGGCTCAATGATCTCGATGCGGTCGGGAGATCCGGTCGCCATCTCACCTGTTTTGAGATGATGGCGCATCATGCCTTCAACACAGATGAGGAGGAGATATACTGGAAGGATGAAACCCTTGAGCTCTGTTCAGACTTCATCACCTCCATCGGCGGGAATCTTGATGCCGTTACCTTCAAGGAGCACCCCTGGTATGGTGGAGGGAATGCAGGGCCGAGCGTTGAGGTCCTCATCGGCGGCCTTGAAGTCGCCACCCTCGTCTTCATGAACCTTGGAAGGACGAAGACCGCCGGCACCCCGACGATGATCGATGGGAAGGATTACTACCCGATGAAACTCCGCATCGTCGATACCGGATATGGCCTTGAACGCTTCGTCTGGGCATCAAAGGGATCGCCGACGATCTATGATGCGGTCTTCCCTGATATGGTCTCACGGCTGATGACCTCGGCCGGCCTTGAGGATCGACTTAATAATGAGGAATTTACCGATATCCTCAGCCTGAATGCGAAGTTTGCCGGCCTAATTGAGATCCGGGGAGAGAAGCTTTCCGATCTCCGGAAGAAGGTGGCAGCATCGGTCGGTGTGAGCGTTCCAAAGCTCGAGGAGATGATCGTTCCCATTGAGGGGATCTATGCACTCTGCGATCATACCCGGTGCCTTGGCTATATGCTCGGGGACTGTATCGTTCCATCCAATGTCCGTGAAGGATATCTTGCCCGTCTCGTCCTCAGGCGAAGCCTCAGAATGATGAGCGAACTCAATCTTGATGAGAACCTCGCAGATCTCGTCCTCTTCCAGATGAATGAGATAGGACTTGGTCAGTTCGAACAGAAAGAGGAGATCATCCGCGAGATTATTGAGCGGGAGACAGCCAAATACGATACAACCATCGCCCGCGGAAAGCGTGTCGTTCAACGGGTAGCCCAGAGCCATAAGAAGAAGAATGAGCCTGTACCCCTTGCAGAGATGATCACCCTCTATGAATCGCATGGGATTCCAACCGGGTTGATGCGCGATATCCTGACCGAGGAGGGGGCGGAGTTCGATCTCCCGGATGACCTCGACTCCATCATTGCAGATAAGCACTCAGAGCTTGAAGAGCTGGTTGAAGAGTCTGAGGTCGCCCGGTTTACCGACAGAATCGCCAGCCTGCCCCCGACGAAGAAACTCTATTATGAACGGACATGCGAGTTTGAGTTTGAGGGGATCGTCCTCGATCATTTCGACGGCCATGTCGTCCTTGACCAGTCACTCTTCTATCCCGAGGGAGGTGGACAGCCATCAGATACCGGAACCCTGGTGACCGCAAATAATGTCGTCCGGGTTGATGAGGTGATCACAAAGAATGATCGAATCCTTCACCGGATCAAGGGCGGGGTCCTGAAGCGCGGTGAGCGGGTAAAGGGGATCATCGACGAGGAGCGCCGCTGGTCGCTGATGCGCCACCATACCGGGACCCATCTCCTCCTAAAAGCATGCAAGGAGGTGCTTGGGCCCCATGTCCACCAGGCGGGATCACAGAACGGTATCGAAAGCTCCCGGCTTGATATCCGGCATTATAACCACATCACACCAGACGAGCTGAAACGGATCGAGATCGCCGCCAACCATCTGATCATGGAGAACACCCCGGTCTTCATCAAGGTGGAGGAGCGCAACCGCGCCGAGCAGAAGTACGGATTCAGCCTCTATCAGGGCGGGGTCCCTCCAGGGAAGGATCTCAGGATTGTCCAGATGGGCACTGAAGTGCAGGCATGCGGGGGAACCCACTGCAGGAGCAGTGGTGAGGTCGGTATCATCAAGATACTCAGGATCGAGCATATCCAGGATGGTATCGAGAGGATAGAGTTTTCAGCAGGCCTTGCAGCCATTTATGCAATGCAGCATCTCCAGGATATCGTCAATGAATCCGCCGGAACCCTCTCGGTTCAGGTCGAGCATCTCCCACAGGCCGTCGATCGGTTCTTCACGGAATGGAAGGAGCGAGGGAAGGTGATCGATGAGATGGAGTCCCGTCTCGCAGAGATGAAGCTGCAGAGCCTCACCGGTGATCTCGTCAATGGCATCGAAGTGATCATTCAGCAGGTCGATCTCCCCAGAAAAGAGCTCGTCCAGGTGGCGACAGGTATCGCGGATCGCAAGGGGATAGCCCTTTTCATCTCAACGACCGGTGGTCTCGGGGTTGTGATGGGTTCGGGTGATGAACGGGTCCATGCCGGTGAGATCGTGCGGGATATCTGTTCCATGCTTGGCGGAAAAGGGGGCGGTAAACCGGGTCTTGCCCAGGGTGCAGGACAGGACGAGGCGGGAATCGCTGAAGCGCTCCACAAGGCCGATGAACTGATCAGGGCAACACTCCATGACTGA
- a CDS encoding Nif3-like dinuclear metal center hexameric protein has translation MKISAFLDEMERIAPAALAEEFDTGKIGLVVEGSEELTTVCAALDPTRRVVNTAASLGADMLVVHHTPIFTPVTRITGTTAHILRTLLGNGINLFVMHTNFDHAEGGINDSLADMLGLTNRKRMSLGIVGDCQLTLPELISRLSCGVRIYGTIDDPGRVAVVGGSGFQPDLMEEARDLGAELFISSEMKHSIAREAPLPCIEATHYTLESPGMRAIAERMGWTYIDDPPESCLLP, from the coding sequence ATGAAGATATCGGCGTTTCTCGACGAAATGGAGAGAATTGCCCCTGCGGCTCTGGCAGAGGAGTTTGATACGGGAAAGATCGGGCTCGTCGTCGAGGGGTCGGAAGAGCTGACGACCGTCTGTGCCGCACTCGATCCGACCCGGCGGGTCGTCAATACAGCCGCCTCTCTGGGTGCGGATATGCTTGTCGTGCATCACACCCCCATCTTCACCCCTGTCACCAGGATCACCGGCACCACCGCGCATATTCTCAGAACACTTCTTGGGAATGGGATCAACCTCTTTGTGATGCATACAAACTTCGATCATGCGGAGGGAGGGATCAACGACAGCCTCGCCGATATGCTTGGCCTGACGAACAGGAAGAGGATGAGCCTCGGCATCGTCGGCGACTGCCAGCTCACCCTCCCGGAGCTGATCTCCCGACTCTCCTGCGGGGTTCGCATCTACGGCACCATTGATGATCCCGGCAGGGTTGCGGTTGTCGGGGGATCAGGATTTCAGCCCGACCTGATGGAAGAAGCCAGGGATCTCGGAGCAGAGCTCTTCATATCATCCGAGATGAAGCATAGCATAGCCCGGGAGGCCCCGCTTCCATGTATCGAGGCAACGCATTACACCCTTGAATCCCCGGGAATGCGAGCCATCGCAGAGAGGATGGGGTGGACGTATATTGATGATCCACCAGAGAGCTGTCTTTTGCCATGA
- the hisH gene encoding imidazole glycerol phosphate synthase subunit HisH, whose protein sequence is MTKIAIIDYGLGNLRSVLRGIERAGAEAVITHNDDEIASADGIILPGVGAFREGMEKLAPLRETIIRSAGDVPLLGICLGMQMLMEESEEHGMHQGLALIPGRVRRFHPEPGMKVPHMGWNTIHQTLPDDPLLDGVPDGSYLYFVHSYYVDTPIRNRLCETEYIVRYASAVKRDQIYGVQFHPEKSGATGLRILENFINLA, encoded by the coding sequence ATGACGAAGATAGCCATTATTGATTACGGTCTTGGAAATCTCAGATCGGTCCTCCGGGGCATTGAGCGTGCAGGGGCAGAAGCCGTCATCACACACAATGATGACGAGATCGCGTCTGCAGACGGGATCATCCTCCCCGGGGTCGGCGCATTCAGGGAGGGGATGGAGAAACTCGCCCCTCTCCGGGAGACTATCATCAGATCCGCAGGGGATGTTCCACTCCTTGGTATCTGCCTTGGGATGCAGATGCTGATGGAGGAGAGTGAGGAGCATGGGATGCATCAAGGCCTTGCCCTCATACCCGGGAGGGTACGCCGGTTTCATCCTGAGCCTGGGATGAAGGTTCCCCATATGGGATGGAACACGATTCATCAGACACTCCCTGATGATCCGCTGCTCGACGGCGTCCCTGACGGAAGCTATCTCTATTTTGTTCATTCATATTACGTCGATACACCCATCCGGAACCGGCTCTGTGAGACGGAGTATATCGTCAGGTATGCTTCAGCGGTAAAAAGAGATCAGATCTATGGCGTCCAGTTCCATCCTGAAAAGAGTGGGGCAACCGGACTGCGGATCCTTGAAAATTTTATCAATCTCGCTTAA
- a CDS encoding homocysteine biosynthesis protein → MEKSIDEINTRIRDGSAVVVTAEEMPDIVSELGEEGALREVDVVTTGTFGAMCSSGAFFNFGHADPPIRMERLWLNDVEAYAGIAAVDAYIGATQESTTEGIGYGGAHVLEDLVSGRQVELRAISKGTDCYPRRTLTTDLLLDDLNQAIMVNPRNTYQCYNAVTNRSDRTLNTYMGTLLSNTGNISYSGAGLLSPLANDPTLSLIGGGVPIFLGGGNGMVVGEGTQSSPANGFATLMVSGDLKEMNPDYLRAASITGYGVTLYIGLGIPLPVLNTDIVRNTAVRDEDIVTSIVDYGVPRRDRPVLRTVTYAELKSGSVEIDGEMIRTSPISSFSKARKVAHDLKERVEAGAFTLALPTMTINNQKRNRPMRETARTPRVREIMNPAVVTITENELVKTAAKKLLKGETNHLPVIDREGRLVGIITTYDVSKSVLRDGDALTVSEIMTKKVVTISADEAVDLAAQRLEQNNISALPVVDSSHHVIGILNAVDLGKLIQRRWQP, encoded by the coding sequence ATGGAAAAGTCCATCGATGAGATTAATACCAGAATTCGCGATGGAAGTGCCGTTGTTGTCACCGCTGAGGAGATGCCGGATATCGTCTCGGAACTGGGCGAGGAGGGTGCGCTCAGGGAGGTCGATGTCGTGACAACCGGTACCTTCGGTGCGATGTGTTCGTCAGGCGCCTTCTTCAACTTTGGCCATGCCGATCCTCCAATCCGGATGGAGCGTCTCTGGCTGAATGATGTCGAGGCGTATGCCGGGATCGCCGCAGTTGATGCCTATATCGGGGCGACCCAGGAGTCGACGACCGAAGGCATCGGGTACGGCGGTGCCCATGTCCTTGAGGATCTCGTCTCCGGCAGGCAGGTTGAGCTCCGGGCAATCTCAAAAGGGACCGACTGCTATCCACGGAGGACTCTGACCACCGATCTCCTCCTCGATGATCTGAACCAGGCGATCATGGTCAATCCGAGGAATACGTACCAGTGTTATAATGCCGTGACGAACCGGTCTGATCGGACACTCAACACCTATATGGGGACCCTCCTCTCCAATACCGGGAATATCTCATACTCGGGCGCTGGTCTCCTATCCCCGCTCGCAAACGATCCAACACTCTCCCTCATCGGCGGGGGGGTTCCGATCTTCCTCGGAGGTGGAAATGGCATGGTCGTCGGTGAAGGGACCCAGAGCTCTCCGGCAAATGGATTTGCAACCCTGATGGTGAGCGGGGATCTCAAAGAGATGAACCCGGACTACCTGCGTGCGGCAAGCATCACCGGCTATGGTGTCACCCTCTATATCGGTCTTGGGATCCCACTCCCGGTTCTCAACACCGATATCGTCAGGAACACCGCCGTCCGGGATGAAGATATCGTCACATCGATCGTCGATTACGGTGTGCCGCGACGGGACCGGCCTGTCCTCAGGACGGTCACCTATGCCGAACTGAAGAGCGGGAGCGTCGAGATCGATGGTGAGATGATCCGGACATCCCCGATATCAAGCTTCAGCAAAGCGCGAAAAGTTGCTCATGACCTCAAGGAGAGAGTCGAGGCGGGGGCATTCACTCTGGCACTCCCGACGATGACGATCAATAACCAGAAGAGGAACCGGCCGATGAGGGAGACGGCCAGAACCCCGCGGGTACGGGAGATTATGAATCCGGCGGTTGTGACCATCACCGAGAATGAGCTTGTGAAGACTGCCGCAAAGAAACTCCTCAAAGGGGAGACGAACCATCTTCCGGTCATCGACCGGGAGGGGAGACTTGTTGGGATCATAACGACCTATGATGTCTCCAAGTCTGTTCTTCGTGACGGGGATGCACTCACTGTCTCAGAGATCATGACAAAGAAGGTTGTCACCATCTCGGCAGATGAGGCCGTCGATCTCGCTGCACAACGCCTTGAACAGAATAATATCAGCGCCCTCCCGGTTGTGGACTCGTCACACCATGTCATCGGGATACTCAACGCGGTGGATCTTGGAAAACTCATCCAGCGGAGGTGGCAGCCATGA